From the genome of Spinacia oleracea cultivar Varoflay chromosome 2, BTI_SOV_V1, whole genome shotgun sequence, one region includes:
- the LOC130467581 gene encoding uncharacterized protein produces the protein MTHELHLGAAIPENPGLALKAEEQEDSEPDEDEVATLVRKIKRFYRNSKPGNLRGRNSVRKSSGSKSDQGCFKCGDSDHQIKDCPQWKNEKGKGKGKDQYKERFNKSTFAKPNFKKAMIEAWEEATDSEEDEDQSDEETANLCLMAKIDGTTQDPSSEVRSSTLLSLSKTKLVELLIETLDIFKKLIVIKAQSDKAMELSKEHTTYLDNVKSDVHGRFFQLPVRNTSLKDSFERVKKVYIMLDEANNADEIQEQEDFEIGLIRFTDNDEEISPERHQNGIEDPQTQETASNQKVPVQRNPRAPDPEEPENDDSEEPEEDQETSDAEEQGSQETEGTEETLDVPVAQYQPKPWKHQTFMGLKLYHMDVNAFLNDFLEKDVYMEQPPVFENPEFPNHIYKPDKALYGLKQAPRSCSLLFVDIYYDNENDDEKVEE, from the exons atgactcatgaattacatctaggagcaGCTATTCCTGAGAACCCAGGCCTTGCTCTCAAGGCTGAGGAACAGGAGGACTCAGAACCTGACGAAGATGAGGTTGCTACGTTGgtcagaaaaataaaaagattttacaggaactctaaaCCTGGAAATCTAAGAGGAAGGAACTCAGTGAGAAAATCAAGTGGTTCCAAGTctgaccaaggatgtttcaagtgcggtGATTCTGACCATCAAATCAAAGACTGTCCTCAGtggaaaaatgaaaaagggaaaggcaagggaaaggatcAATACAAGGAAAGGTTCAACAAATCCACCTTTGCCAAACCCAATTTCAAGAAGGCAATGATTGAAGCTTGGGAAGAAGCCACTGactcggaagaagatgaggatcaaTCAGATGAAGAAACAGCaaacctttgtcttatggcaaaGATCGATGGAACCACCCAAGATCCATCAAGTGAAGTAAGGTCCTCAACTCTTTTATCTCTGTCTAAAACTAAgttagtggaattattgatagaaactctagaCATTTTTAAAAAGCTTATCGTAATAAAGGCTCAAAGTGACAAGGCAATGGAACTTAGCAAAGAACACACAACCTACCTCGATAATGTTAAATCTGATGTACATGGTAGGTTCTTTCAGTTGCCTGTCAGGAATACCTCTCTTAAAGACTCTTTCGAAAGAGTTAAAAaagtatatattatgcttgatgaAGCTAACAATGCTGATGAAATTCAGGAACAAGAAGATTTCGAAATTGGTTTAATTCGTTTTACAGATAATGATGAGGAAATCTCTCCTGAAAGACATCAAAATGGAATAGAAGATCCACAAACACAAGAAACTGCTTCTAACCAAAAAGTTCCTGTACAAAGAAATCCAAGAGCCCCTgatcctgaggaaccagaaaatgATGATTCTGAGGAACCGGAAGAAGATCAAGAAACCTCTGATGCAGAGGAACAAGGATCTCAGGAAACGGAAGGAACTGAGGAGACCTTAGATGTTCCAGTGGCACAATATCAACCTAAGCCctggaaacatcaaa CCTTTATGGGACTTAAGTTGTACCATATGGACGTCAATGCTTTCTTAAATGATTTTCTTGAAAAAGACGTCTATATGGAACAACCCCCGGTTTTCGAGAATCCCGAATTTCCGAATCACATCTATAAGCCTGACAAAGCTCTCTATGGGTTAAAGCAGGCTCCGAGATCGTG TTCTCTGTTGTTtgttgatatatattatgataATGAGAATGATGATGAGAAAGTGGAAGAATGA